One window of Xylocopa sonorina isolate GNS202 chromosome 9, iyXylSono1_principal, whole genome shotgun sequence genomic DNA carries:
- the LOC143426736 gene encoding intermembrane lipid transfer protein VPS13A: MFEGAIAAFLNRFLGKYVEDLDTEQFNVGIFSGDTCLTNLKLKPEALYQLGLPIRVDVGLIGKIVLKIPWSGLFSQPIILCIEDIYIVAMPAGYGSYDAEVQKKLIRAEKRKILEDLKEDEASKAELFDNLLASVTKNFQITINNVHIRYEEKLNESLCACGICIQSISMMTTNSKWKPGVCASNLSTIYQLIRAESLSIYMDHDTESAFTSNSCDWDISNFLAWKNTMHRALQTFGMRNKEFQFLLKPFTAKIKVIIHKGNEAQTSRMLVDIVLHDMAMQISEMQYITFCHLYDSLLRAIVNRPYIKYRPNETVKENPSAWWKYAYNSILDYNIRPYTWVKILEHRKNYRKYREACLQSLQRPNDTELKLDLQKYEDSLSILNIVIAREHARQELKNGTIEEKYRNINTNILMQKVENTLLSEQEVQNNDMQGQEVEKLSYRVNNGSESGSKIKLEKLPRPIDYKFNFTLANCCMSLLSNDREILVLSITQFLTSIEVRSALSAFKVSARAESFVVEGVSVEGDLVPLITVDNVLTGNVSTNFLAIDFEKNGENVDPTFDVSIKLEAIEVTYYHHAMVEIIQFFKLNDSNIQTTVLWVYKLYEYMKSNLLILVDNIVSQTLRISFKIDMKGPYIVFPEYGSIQKGGHILIVDFGNMNLSNELQATNLQLEDATLMELEELLYDRIQIMFSGAQLLFCHSGDDWRSARKRKDSEYHFLPKIQASTVVSYSIKPEYHQLPRTKVNVSISSIKLNLSENKIRLIVHFLNLLLLAYQRNRKRYENDLKQYVVFQSSSNKILTSLKELKNVQRSICLSSIEIIQNKVTHETKELLTNHMQKLDRSVVSSEVSEEDLELLSKTISLSGFDDSVSPCNHINLLLRFAIEELSVHLGIIHYGREEPYLNLRLHALCLETAIMEYGPAIQFGLGSILLVDKTNAEVTGSYLELISTEEPHEVFVLSYRKVRSNCPDFKSHFKSIERSLVVNILNININLHRPALLKMREYWYSLINIFKYNDLYRFMENACHSVVHWKMKENDPPIPPGAIKLNYSARLSALIVRFCDKDLDLMEIQIQGVENDCIYNANERMVLRAHLRYLSVEDLNEDTLYSKLLTTEEDKVLDLKYVRHIPRLYTCSDIDTKQDDVTSDGTFKLSIGRLNCVLICKVLYDLKYFLAPFSTAKYCLGLKNYLVKKLMIGIEEFKKNATKLHIFIDIQGPIFLLPQRKDVPSLMVLNTGILSVENFFKKVDHSVQSIKTPNNDTNNQLIIDNILIKLNNITVSRAIMTLTRDLEIQEPIVEPVHVHFDVKRKTEYRSAMEFQTYGLFNIQGSMDFVYINLSQRDLTSSILVWKENVSKILLFKNMCVNEAQSIMQMQLKKANQEDAMVKKLEDFLTHNENSVCEINTKLSWDGLQINLFLDPDEILSSPVRDVNRGLCKLTFGELINTYAFYSDRSLKMKLSLQSCVLQDTRKESQIIRKIIQSPARQAGTQDESCISISMSPIVDITYTRALTGEKCFDALIQEVRMNLSVPFVMHLTRYIMDSFPVDQIEKGIVNHGYENNNSTATKDITIAERNKLKCAQYFKEEPDTSISIRIHKPEILLFGDLKTNNAHVILLQSEVSIESSRHSCSSSIVCTFTDVRAKSKRQGNYSNCNPYWLLCPCDIEICRKEEAPEFIINYTAVAVNKLDIHLSAEIIHTFINILNEATSFVDSINIKLENGIVNQNFNTNTNLWTPKKISNVPYKKLNSDNSQLVYEYNDRVVTFTLKPLILCLLLEIEYSTERFPVIRIESIITVSINDWFNDFNLESSLKVYAFCYNTDYKNWEPLIELCSDDGATYKPWELSIKIRYGEAFMVNSNWTDSYHQVKQDAFKTKKRNAKSTDQDITDMVFITPDYLTVSKSNETELYSAYEEDSDTDDEEGQKKLARTSNYLFNSNSSGDEDSDTDNSSTNEDEGLELTPECNVDSFGPVGRESIKSNDQAVYFIVSAEDKLNIVITPNLITVVDIIVNAFQQATSGIPIVLTSMKKLNLQNDIGHESRIELLVAEEKENSKNVTRVIAAQDYQSTSLPASVPSSPEGESHHSISPQLANDEIDLDDPDMNLQNHSVPIEEIFQEDSPMSIYNTITGEILHIVFKGFEDVLIYCPKRQGCNLIPLRPVRHEVRYHLVIEATINNYLHRTITVRSPLQFRNETSYALGLCCKKSLLDKLGLPCIGEPTNPFDDNIRMTIIEPDSIYSVPLYIAYHFPVYILPAYLEKYQVSEEGIYWKELSSKMNVIKDICCKMKEDETNSVFCVKVSCNEIPVVTRPSCQVPNYLISIHSPLILNNQLPFVIDIHIPAINYEVKIEPGERINMHSLNCNTDIQFIFKIQNYLGVYWTGTAKLNTNLERKFVVMNTDSESESTKQFLLCIELCKITSWHVVIQSQYWMINKSGLPLFIQECYSHIINEIPEEELMVFSQKNSKKNTVRLRAHQSEWSLPFGLEGITSMSLIVCKDVERGRKYRILTEIESSRLSPNFTKIITFLPYFYIGNKTKRTLRFMEENDQADLWNDILPGQSIPFWPVTESMKMRIKWRSSQLVSQHFAITHIGKTVLRMDNGSAVTVNVKGGMNSPFYVTFEKYVAGDIPVRIDNFCDDLFLKINQCNLGQVALINPFQSLLYTWDDPTEPRELVWNVYNNKKVGYKARFQRDGYGQETMPLVTVDKCSGGTSTVCTIISQNNKTTWLESKSASFSSENNNYDENVRPATLKHTEPEKTIVYWISYMEGNQRVLLFTQQETVFLKAKSIIDPEPSKRETFISFPGIGISIITKSNQTLKELVYANISDSAAYWELYFDRKWKSLSLELSVWLESKYANSCKKAQLENFIDVDLVKMHMTKPFFGKLRRIYSPGIWLHCRQSMSLTHLQGYIHRIQVDNQIYNTAFPVILYSNLQKGVINYSGNRKLKHFIEFSCLKQRKLNYDVYKGICVIVRQFDLNLQEGFLLSLIDLIPKKPETKYSIAAKLRKDVASIHILPSSRTNITTNVKRKIVIEQMYISPILMRLILLADTERPNIYNIDDVADYKNLIRFIFEYSEKGGSEKHAEFRLPCYERNFITIDSDEELILDLSRSYMTQTMQQFHVLIRSTTVLGNHYGYNFKSPGDDFYDSNTLILCGDEIAEKLSYEVACQLGYATLDTSETSVFNFDTESRVVQPKTREPCFQNKDAPPLNLSIRTSFSTEIELETCSLVTAFISSIHQEELNHFFKTLGKKMSIFFVTESSYLKANSKLIADIMKRAQGVGHKFVSRIRLPRYVNPYKGVEIFSMHKSKGMHLLSIINKNPGIEVDTYWAHTTLSNDGKHIALVSLQRLYFIEKGCTWGSLNVKWTLETHQLLSPPIVINNRLILHVNKNEDTLSPMVDWYLESEATDILDWLCQKINIAMILNMENNTCSKQAV; encoded by the exons ATGTTCGAAGGTGCCATAGCGGCGTTCTTGAACCGGTTTCTGGGGAAATACGTCGAAGATTTAGACACCGAGCAGTTCAATGTTGGTATCTTTTCTGGCGATACTTGTCTTACAAATCTTAAATTGAAACCCGAAGCTTTG TATCAACTTGGTTTGCCGATAAGGGTAGATGTTGGATTGATAGGAAAGATTGTATTAAAGATACCATGGTCCGGATTATTTTCTCAGCCAATTATTCTATGTATAGAA GATATTTACATAGTAGCTATGCCTGCTGGTTATGGCTCATACGACGCAGAAGTGCAAAAAAAGTTGATAAGAGCAGAAAAGAGGAAGATATTAGAAGATTTAAAGGAAGATGAGGCATCTAAAGCAG AATTGTTTGATAATTTGCTAGCATCTGTGACAAAAAATTTTCAAATCACTATAAATAATGTACATATTAGATATGAAGAAAAACTGAACGAATCTCTATGTGCTTGTGGTATCTGTATTCAAAGTATATCAATGATGACTACAAATag TAAGTGGAAACCTGGTGTTTGTGCTAGCAACTTGAGCACAATTTATCAATTAATAAGAGCAGAATCTCTAAGTATATACATGGATCATGATACAGAATCTGCTTTTACAAGCAACAGTTGTGACTGGGACATATCCAATTTTTTAGCATGGAAAAATACAATGCACAGGGCCCTACAGACTTTTGGCATGAGAAATAAGGAATTTCAGTTTT TGCTGAAACCATTTACTGCAAAAATCAAAGTAATTATACATAAAGGGAATGAAGCTCAAACATCTCGAATGTTGGTTGATattgtgcttcatgatatggcGATGCAAATTTCTGAAATGCAGTATATTACTTTTTGCCATCTTTATGATTCGTTGTTACGTGCAATTGTTAATAG ACCATATATAAAATATCGTCCGAATGAAACTGTTAAGGAAAATCCGTCAGCTTGGTGGAAGTATGCTTATAATTCGATCTTGGATTACAATATAAGACCCTACACTTGGGTAAAAATTCTCGAACATAGAAAAAACTATAGGAAATATAGAGAAGCATGCTTGCAAAGCTTGCAGCGACCCAATGATACAGAATTAAAATTGGATTTACAAAAATACGAAGATTCTCTATCAATTTTGAACATAGTAATAGCTAGAGAGCATGCTAGACAGGAATTAAAAAATGGAACGATTGAAGAGAAATATAGGAATAtaaatactaatattttaatgcaAAAAGTTGAAAATACACTGTTAAGTGAACAAGAAGTACAAAATAATGACATGCAAGGCCAAGAAGTTGAAAAATTATCGTATCGTGTTAATAATGGATCAGAATCAGGAAGCaagataaaattagaaaaacTACCAAGACCAATTG attataaatttaattttacattagcAAATTGTTGTATGAGTCTTTTAAGTAATGACAGGGAAATCCTTGTTCTAAGTATAACTCAATTTTTGACAAGTATTGAAGTACGTTCTGCGTTGTCTGCTTTTAAAGTATCTGCACGAGCTGAAAGTTTTGTGGTCGAAGGTGTTTCTGTGGAAGGGGATTTAGTACCTCTGATCACCGTAGATAATGTTCTAACAG GGAACGTATCAACTAACTTCCTGGCGATAGATTTTGAGAAGAACGGAGAAAATGTGGATCCAACCTTCGACGTATCTATAAAACTGGAAGCTATTGAAGTGACTTATTATCAT CATGCCATGGTAGAaataattcaatttttcaaactgAATGATTCAAACATTCAAACAACAGTTTTATGGGTATACAAACTGTACGAATACATGAAAAGTAATTTACTGATTCTGGTAGATAATATTGTTTCCCAAACACTTCGAATCAGTTTTAAAATAGATATGAAAGGGCCGTATATTGTATTTCCTGAATATGGATCGATACAGAA GGGTGGACATATTCTTATCGTGGATTTTGGTAATATGAATTTGTCTAATGAACTTCAGGCTACCAACTTGCAACTTGAGGACGCAACACTCATGGAACTGGAAGAATTGCTTTATGACAGAATACAGATTATGTTTTCTGGGGCCCAACTTTTGTTTTGTCACTCAG GAGATGATTGGAGATCAGCTAGGAAAAGAAAGGATTCTGAGTATCATTTTTTACCAAAGATACAAGCAAGTACAGTTGTCTCGTATAGTATAAAACCAGAATATCATCAATTACCAAG aaCTAAAGTGAATGTCTCTATTTCAAGTATAAAGCTAAACCTATCAGAAAATAAGATACGATTAATCGTACATTTTCTGAATTTATTATTGTTGGCATATCAACGAAACAGGAAGAGATATGAGAATGATTTGAAACAATACGTTGTGTTTCAGTCAAGTTCAAACAAGATTTTGACGTCGTTAAAAGAACTTAAAAATGTGCAACGTAGTATATGCCTGTCGTCGATTGAAATCATACAAAATAAAGTCACGCATGAGACGAAGGAACTTCTAACAAATCATATGCAAAAGCTTGATAG GAGTGTCGTGTCTTCCGAAGTTAGTGAAGAAGATTTGGAATTATTGTCAAAGACCATAAGTTTGTCTGGATTCGACGATAGCGTATCTCCGTGTAATCACATCAATCTCTTGCTGAGATTTGCTATTGAAGAG CTATCGGTTCATTTGGGAATCATACATTATGGAAGGGAGGAACCTTATTTGAATCTAAGATTACATGCATTGTGTTTGGAAACAGCAATAATGGAATATGGGCCTGCCATTCAGTTTGGTCTGGGATCTATTCTTTTAGTAGATAAGACAAATGCCGAGGTAACTGGATCATATTTAGAGCTGATATCTACCGAAGAGCCACATGAAGTTTTTGTTTTATCCTACCGTAAG gTCAGGTCGAATTGTCCGGACTTTaaatctcacttcaaaagtatagaACGATCTCTCGTTGTAAATATATTGAACATTAATATAAATCTTCACAGACCTGCATTATTAAAAATGCGAGAATACTGGTACAGTTTAATTAA CATTTTTAAATACAATGACCTCTACAGATTTATGGAGAATGCGTGTCACAGTGTTGTACACtggaaaatgaaagaaaatgatcCACCTATTCCTCCTg GTGCAATTAAACTGAACTATTCTGCTCGACTTAGCGCCCTCATTGTAAGATTTTGTGATAAAGATTTGGATTTAATGGAAATACAGATTCAAGGTGTAGAAAACGATTGCATTTATAATGCTAACGAAAGAATGGTATTACGTGCGCATCTTAGATATTTGTCAGTAGAAGATCTGAATGAGGATACGCTCTATTCAAAA CTTTTAACTACTGAAGAAGATAAGGTTCTTGACTTAAAATATGTAAGACACATACCAAGATTATATACATGCTCGGACATTGATACAAAACAGGATGATGTGACGTCAGATGGAACATTTAAGCTTTCTATCGGAAGACTTAATTGTGTGCttatttgtaaagtgttatacGATTTAAAG tattttCTGGCTCCATTTAGTACCGCTAAATATTGTTTGGGATTAAAAAATTACCTAGTTAAGAAGCTCATGATTGGAATCGAGGAATTCAAAAAGAACGCAACGAAATTGCATATTTTTATCGACATTCAGGGCCCTATATTTCTCTTACCTCAACGAAAAGATGTCCCAAGTCTTATGGTATTAAATACAGGCATATTATCAGTCGAAAATTTCTTCAAAAAAGTCGATCATTCGGTTCAGAGCATCAAAACGCCCAATAATGACACGAATAATCAGTTAATAATTGATAATAttctaataaaattaaataatataactGTATCTAGAGCAATCATGACACTTACTCGAGATTTGGAAATTCAA GAACCTATCGTCGAGCCTGTACATGTTCACTTCGATGTTAAAAGGAAAACAGAGTATCGCAGTGCGATGGAATTTCAAACGTATGGTTTATTTAATATACAAGGTTCCATGGATTTTGTGTACATTAATTTGAGCCAAAGGGATCTGACATCTAGTATACTGGTGTGGAAAGAGAATGTTTCTAAAATCTTGTTATTCAAAAATATGTGCGTTAATGAAGCGCAGTCTATAATGCAAATGCAATTGAAAAAAGCTAATCAAGAAGATGCGATGGTAAAGAAGTTGGAGGATTTTCTTACGCATAATGAGAATTCTGTATGtgaaattaacacgaaactaaGCTGGGACGGATTGcagataaatttatttttagatCCCGATGAG ATATTAAGCTCACCTGTTCGCGACGTGAATCGCGGTTTATGTAAATTAACATTCGGAGAGTTAATTAATACATACGCATTCTACAGCGATAGAAGTCTGAAGATGAAGCTGTCTCTTCAAAGTTGCGTCTTACAAGACACTCGGAAAGAATCACAAATTATAAGAAA AATAATTCAATCACCCGCGAGGCAAGCAGGTACTCAAGACGAATCGTGCATATCGATTTCAATGTCTCCTATTGTCGACATAACGTACACTCGTGCACTAACTGGGGAAAAATGTTTCGATGCACTCATTCAAGAAGTTAGAATGAACTTGTCTGTACCCTTCGTAATGCATTTAACTCGGTATATTATGGATTCCTTTCCAGTGGATCAAATTGAAAAGGGAATTGTTAATCACGGATACGAAAACAACAATTCTACGGCA ACCAAGGATATTACCATTGCAGaaagaaataaattaaaatgCGCACAATATTTTAAAGAGGAACCAG ACACTTCGATATCCATTAGGATACACAAGCCAGAGATTTTGCTTTTCGGAGATCTCAAAACCAACAACGCACACGTAATTCTACTGCAGTCTGAAGTGTCAATTGAGAGTAGCAGACACAGTTGTTCGTCGTCGATCGTTTGCACGTTCACAGATGTACGCGCTAAATCGAAAAGACAAGGAAATTATTCGAACTGCAATCCCTACTGGTTATTATGTCCTTGCGACATAGAGATTTGTCGAAAAGAAGAGGCACCCGAATTCATTATCAATTATACCGCTGTTGCTGTGAACAAACTTGATATTCATTTGTCCGCTGAAATTATACACACATTCATTAAT atATTAAATGAGGCTACAAGTTTTGTGGACAGTATCaatataaaattagaaaatgGTATCGTGAACCAAAACTTCAACACGAATACTAACTTGTGGACGCCGAAAAAAATTTCCAATGTACCTTATAAAAAATTGAACAGCG acaattcgcaattagtCTACGAATACAATGATCGAGTGGTAACTTTCACCTTAAAACCATTAATATTATGTTTGTTACTGGAAATAGAATATTCAACTGAAAGATTCCCAGTTATAAGAATTGAAAGTATAATTACAGTTTCCATTAACGACTGGTTCAATGACTTTAATCTTGAATCGAGTTTGAAAGTTTATGCGTTCTGTTACAATACGGATTACAAAAATTGGGAGCCTCTAATCGAGCTCTGTTCAGATGATGGTGCAACTTACAAACCATGGGAATTATCGATAAAA ATTCGTTATGGTGAAGCGTTCATGGTGAATTCAAATTGGACTGACTCCTATCATCAAGTAAAACAGGATGCATTTAAAACCAAGAAGAGGAATGCTAAAAGCACTGATCAAGATATTACAGACATGGTTTTCATAACTCCGGATTACTTGACTGTATCAAAATCAAATG AGACAGAATTATACTCTGCATATGAAGAAGATTCTGATACAGATGATGAAGAAGGTCAAAAAAAATTAGCCAGAACTTCCAATTATTTATTTAACAGTAACAGTAGTGGAGATGAAGATAGCGATACAGATAATTCCAGTACAAACGAAGACGAGGGACTAGAATTAACACCTGAATGCAACGTAGATTCTT TTGGCCCAGTTGGCCGTGAATCGATAAAGTCAAACGATCAAGCGGTATATTTCATTGTATCTGCCGAAGACAAACTGAATATAGTAATTACACCAAATTTAATAACTGTAGTAGATATTATCGTGAATGCCTTTCAACAAGCAACTAGTGGAATACCTATAGTACTCACTAGTATGAAAAAATTAAATCTTCAAAATGACATTGGCCATGAAAGCCGAATTGAGCTTCTTGTAGCAGAA GAAAAAGAAAACAGCAAAAATGTTACTCGAGTTATCGCTGCTCAAGATTATCAAAGTACTAGTCTACCAGCAAGTGTCCCCAGTAGCCCAGAAGGGGAGAGTCATCATTCAATCAGTCCCCAATTGGCCAACGATGAAATAGATTTAGATGATCCTGACATGAACTTACAAAATCATTCAGTGCCAATAGAAGAAATATTTCAAGAGGATTCTCCAATGAGTATATACAATACAATCACTGGAGAAATCTTACACATAGTTTTTAAAG GATTTGAGGATGTACTGATTTATTGCCCTAAAAGACAAGGATGTAATTTGATTCCCCTCCGACCTGTTCGACACGAGGTTCGCTATCACCTAGTGATAGAGGCTACGATCAATAATTATTTACATCGTACAATCACTGTGCGATCACCTTTACAG TTCCGAAATGAAACCTCGTATGCGTTGGGTCTCTGTTGTAAGAAATCATTGCTGGATAAACTGGGACTCCCATGTATTGGCGAACCAACAAATCCTTTCGATGATAACATCAGGATGACCATTATTGAGCCAGATTCGAtttacagtgttcctttatacaTAGCTTATCACTTTCCTGTATACATATTACCCGCTTACTTAGA aAAATATCAAGTCAGTGAAGAGGGAATTTATTGGAAAGAGCTAAGCTCAAAAATGAATGTGATCAAGGACATTTGTTGCAAAATGAAGGAGGACGAGACTAATTCTGTCTTTTGCGTCAAAGTTTCCTGCAATGAAATTCCAGTGGTTACAAGACCAAGCTGTCAAGTGCCCAATTATTTAATAAGCATTCACTCGCCACTTATTTTGAACAATCAGCTACCATTTGTTATAGACATTCATATACCCGCCATTAATTATGAAGTGAAAATTGAACCAGGGGAAAGGATAAATATGCATTCGTTGAATTGCAATACCGACATCCAATTTATTTTTAAG ATTCAAAATTATTTGGGTGTATATTGGACTGGTACAGCAAAACTCAATACAAATTTGGAAAGAAAATTCGTGGTAATGAACACAGACAGCGAGTCAGAATCGACGAAACAATTTCTCTTGTGCATAGAACTGTGCAAGATTACAAGCTGGCACGTTGTTATCCAGTCTCAATATTGGATGATAAATAAGTCCGGATTACCCTTATTCATTCAG GAGTGCTACAGCCATATAATCAATGAAATACCCGAAGAAGAGTTGATGGTGTTTTCTCAGAAGAATAGCAAAAAGAATACAGTTAGATTAAGGGCTCATCAGTCTGAATGGTCCCTGCCATTCGGTTTGGAAGGAATTACCTCCATGTCTCTGATCGTGTGCAAAGATGTAGAACGAGGAAGAAAATACAGAATTTTAACAGAGATCGAAAGTTCTCGGCTTTCTCCTAATTTTACGAAGATTATCACGTTTCTGCCCTATTTCTATATTGGAAACAAAACGAAGAGGACGTTGAGATTTATGGAGGAAAATGATCAAGCTGACTTGTGGAACGATATTCTTCCCGGGCAAAGTATACCATTTTGGCCAGTTACAGAATCGATGAAAATGAGAATAAAATGGAGAAGCAGCCAATTGGTGTCTCAACACTTTGCTATAACGCATATAGGGAAAACAGTATTGAGAATGGACAATGGC TCGGCAGTTACCGTGAACGTAAAGGGTGGTATGAATTCTCCGTTCTACGTTACATTCGAGAAATACGTGGCTGGTGATATACCTGTGAGAATAGACAACTTCTGCGATGATCTATTTTTGAAAATCAATCAATGTAACTTAGGCCAAGTAGCATTAATAAATCCATTTCAAAGCCTCTTGTATACGTGGGACGATCCCACTGAGCCTAGAGAACTCGTTTGGAATGTATACAACAATAAAAAAGTCGGGTACAAAGCGAGATTCCAAAGG GACGGTTATGGACAAGAAACTATGCCACTTGTGACTGTTGATAAATGCAGTGGAGGGACGTCTACAGTTTGTACAATTATATCCcagaataataaaaccacatggTTAGAGAGTAAATCTGCAAGTTTCAGTAGCGAAAATAATAATTATGATGAGAATGTAAGACCAGCCACGTTAAAGCATACAGAGCCGGAGAAAACGATCGTTTATTGGATCAGCTACATGGAAGGGAATCAAAGAGTTTTACTATTTACTCAACAGGAAACAGTATTCTTAAAAGCGAAGAGTATCATTGATCCTGAGCCCAGTAAAAGGGAGACATTCATTTCCTTTCCTGGTATCGGTATCAGTATC aTAACGAAATCCAATCAAACGCTAAAGGAATTAGTTTACGCTAATATATCAGATTCTGCAGCTTACTGGGAACTTTATTTCGATAGAAAATGGAAGAGTTTATCGTTGGAGTTGAGCGTTTGGTTAGAGAGTAAATATGCAAATTCGTGTAAAAAAGCGCAATTAGAAAACTTCATCGAT GTCGACCTTGTTAAAATGCACATGACCAAACCATTCTTTGGAAAGCTAAGAAGAATCTACTCTCCGGGCATTTGGTTACATTGTAGACAGTCCATGTCGTTAACCCATTTGCAAGGCTACATTCACAGAATACAG GTGGATAATCAAATTTACAATACTGCATTTCCGGTAATTTTGTATTCAAATTTACAAAAAGGCGTTATTAACTATTCAGGCAATCGCAAATTAAAACACTTTATAGAATTTTCATGCTTGAAACAAAGGAAGTTAAATTATGACGTTTACAA GGGTATTTGCGTTATAGTTAGACAATTTGACCTAAATTTGCAAGAAGGCTTCCTCCTTTCTTTGATCGATTTGATCCCAAAGAAACCAGAAACTAAGTATTCTATCGCTGCGAAACTGAGGAAGGATGTTGCTAGCATCCATATTTTACCCTCTAGTAGAAccaat ATAACGACAAATGTTAAGAGGAAGATTGTGATAGAGCAAATGTATATTTCTCCAATCTTAATGCGTTTAATATTATTAGCTGACACAGAGAGACCTAATATTTATAATATCGACGATGTAGCGGACTACAAGAATCTAATCCGATTTATTTTTGAATATTCCGAGAAAGGAGGATCGGAGAAACACGCCGAGTTCAG acttccatgctacgaaaggAATTTTATCACAATTGACAGCGATGAAGAACTTATACTAGATTTATCGCGATCTTATATGACTCAAACTATGCAACAGTTCCACGTTTTAATTCGTTCTACTACAGTTTTGGGGAATCATTACGGCTACAACTTCAAATCGCCAGGAGACGATTTCTACGACTCTAATACG TTGATTTTGTGCGGAGATGAAATAGCAGAAAAATTAAGTTACGAGGTGGCATGTCAGTTGGGTTACGCTACGCTAGATACTTCCGAAACGTCGGTTTTTAATTTCGACACTGAGTCGCGTGTGGTACAACCAAAG aCAAGGGAACCGTGTTTTCAGAACAAGGATGCGCCGCCTTTAAATCTTTCAATTCGCACATCCTTTTCTACGGAAATCGAGCTAGAAACGTGCAGCCTAGTAACTGCATTTATTAGTAGCATTCACCAAGAAGAACTGAATCACTTCTTCAAAACTTTAGGGAAGAAAATGTCGATATTTTTTGTTACCGAAAGTTCCTACCTGAAAGCTAATTCAAAATTAATAGCAGATATTATGAAAAG GGCACAAGGAGTAGGTCATAAATTTGTATCTCGCATACGCTTACCGCGTTATGTTAATCCGTACAAG GGTGTTGAAATATTCTCGATGCATAAGTCAAAGGGGATGCATCTGTTAAGTATAATAAATAAGAATCCTGGTATAGAAGTGGATACATATTGGGCGCACACCACTCTGTCGAACGATGGAAAACATATAGCCCTCGTCTCTTTACA GCGATTATATTTCATTGAGAAAGGTTGTACATGGGgatccttaaatgtaaaatggacTTTGGAGACACATCAGTTATTATCACCGCCGATAGTGATTAATAACAGACTTATCTTGCACGTGAACAAG AATGAAGATACTTTGTCACCTATGGTGGACTGGTATTTGGAGAGCGAAGCGACAGATATTCTGGACTGGCTGTGCCAGAAAATAAATATAGCGATGATCTTGAACATGGAAAACAATACATGTTCAAAACAAGCTGTATAA
- the LOC143426658 gene encoding uncharacterized protein LOC143426658, whose protein sequence is MIHCIRSCVLKKISGSREPQENEHNCDLSAIELLLVHRVLRSTIACCVNKLQCFVSWVQPFDAILDWLRSIVMTVYLTDFASSCSLEGVLSWRGKRSVTVGYFRRSSTKTTSVLQKLSKRVYERKCFKPKLPGMSLLFFPIRKLCYRRFSFIRIENFRNSPEYIPTRFVLLYFINFKYTSKQQKYSFNRKCAFYFIKYAKVKHDRN, encoded by the exons ATGATACACTGCATTCGATCATGTGTATTGAAGAAAATCAGTGGTTCGAGAGAGCCACAGGAGAACGAGCATAATTGTGACCTATCCGCTATAGAACTGTTGCTAGTTCACCGTGTGCTACGTTCGACCATCGCATGTTGTGTCAATAAGCTTCAGTGTTTCGTATCATGGGTACAACCCTTCGATGCGATCCTAGATTGGCTACGTTCGATCGTGATGACCGTGTATTTAACAG ATTTCGCGTCTAGCTGCTCGTTGGAGGGCGTTCTTTCGTGGCGCGGCAAGCGTTCGGTAACCGTCGGCTATTTCCGTCGCTCTTCGACGAAGACTACCAGTGTGCTCCAAAAACTCTCCAAGAGAGTATACGAAAGAAAATGCTTTAAACCAAAACTACCAGGAATGAGCTTACTTTTTTTTCCCA TTCGTAAGCTTTGTTATCGTCGCTTCTCTTTCATTCGTATTGAAAACTTTCGAAATTCTCCAGAATATATTCCGACACGGTTTGTATTATTGTATTTCATCAATTTCAAATACACATCGAAACAACAAAAATACTCGTTTAACAGGAAATGTGCGTTTTATTTCATAAAATACGCAAAAGTAAAACACGACAGAAATTAA